From the genome of Candidatus Caldatribacterium sp., one region includes:
- the xseB gene encoding exodeoxyribonuclease VII small subunit — translation MSLSNLTYREAFEELQAIVRELEEGMVDIDTLIAKVQRATFLCSFLRQRLRSTEEEVQRILREAEGPTPGQ, via the coding sequence ATGTCCCTATCAAACCTCACGTATCGGGAAGCTTTTGAAGAGCTCCAAGCAATCGTTCGAGAGCTCGAAGAGGGAATGGTGGACATCGACACCCTTATCGCCAAAGTACAGCGGGCGACCTTTCTCTGTTCATTCCTGAGGCAACGCCTGCGGAGCACCGAGGAAGAAGTGCAGAGGATTCTCAGGGAAGCGGAGGGTCCTACTCCTGGACAATGA